A genome region from Microbacterium sp. CGR2 includes the following:
- the fusA gene encoding elongation factor G: MAQDVLTDLSKVRNIGIMAHIDAGKTTTTERILFYTGVNHKLGETHDGASTTDWMEQEKERGITITSAAVTCYWNKNQINIIDTPGHVDFTVEVERSLRVLDGAVAVFDGKEGVEPQSETVWRQADKYNVPRICFVNKMDKLGADFYFTVDTIINRLGAKPLVIQLPIGSENDFIGVIDLVEMRALVWAGDSKGDVTMGASYEIQEIPADLKDKADEYRQQLLETVAETDDALLEKFFGGEELTVAEIKGAIRKLTVASEIYPVLCGSAFKNRGVQPMLDAVVDYLPNPLDVGSIEAHDPKDYDTIIERHPDAKDPFAALAFKVAVHPFFGRLTYVRVYSGQLDSGSAVINSTKGKKERIGKIFQMHANKEIPVPSVTAGNIYAVIGLKDTTTGDTLTDPASPVVLESMTFPEPVIEVAIEPKTKADQEKLGVAIQKLAEEDPTFRTELNPETGQTTIKGMGELHLDILVDRMKREFNVEANVGKPQVAYRETIRKAVEKHDYTHKKQTGGSGQFAKIQFNIEPLDLDDEKTYEFVNAVTGGRIPREYIGSIDAGFQDAMNVGVLAGYPIVGVKATIVDGAAHDVDSSEMAFKIAGSMGFKEALRRASPALLEPLMAVEVRTPEEYMGDVIGDLNSRRGQIQSMEDAAGVKVVRAHVPLSEMFGYIGDLRSKTSGRAVYSMEFNSYAEVPRAVADEIVQKHQGGE; the protein is encoded by the coding sequence GTGGCACAAGACGTGCTCACCGACCTGAGCAAGGTCCGCAACATCGGCATCATGGCCCACATCGATGCCGGCAAGACCACGACGACCGAGCGCATCCTGTTCTACACGGGCGTCAACCACAAGCTCGGCGAGACGCACGATGGCGCCTCGACCACCGACTGGATGGAACAGGAGAAGGAGCGCGGCATCACGATCACGTCTGCCGCCGTGACCTGCTACTGGAACAAGAACCAGATCAACATCATCGACACCCCCGGTCACGTGGACTTCACCGTCGAGGTGGAGCGTTCGCTCCGTGTCCTCGACGGCGCTGTCGCCGTGTTCGACGGCAAGGAGGGCGTCGAGCCCCAGTCCGAGACCGTGTGGCGTCAGGCCGACAAGTACAACGTTCCCCGTATCTGCTTCGTCAACAAGATGGACAAGCTCGGCGCGGACTTCTACTTCACCGTCGACACGATCATCAACCGCCTCGGTGCGAAGCCGCTGGTCATCCAGCTGCCCATCGGCTCGGAGAACGACTTCATCGGCGTCATCGACCTCGTCGAGATGCGCGCACTGGTCTGGGCGGGTGACTCCAAGGGTGACGTCACCATGGGAGCCTCCTACGAGATCCAGGAGATCCCGGCCGACCTCAAGGACAAGGCAGACGAGTACCGTCAGCAGCTCCTCGAGACCGTCGCCGAGACCGACGACGCGCTGCTCGAGAAGTTCTTCGGTGGCGAAGAGCTCACCGTCGCCGAGATCAAGGGCGCGATCCGCAAGCTGACGGTCGCCTCCGAGATCTACCCGGTGCTCTGCGGATCCGCGTTCAAGAACCGCGGCGTCCAGCCGATGCTCGACGCGGTCGTCGACTACCTGCCGAACCCGCTCGACGTCGGTTCGATCGAAGCGCACGACCCCAAGGACTACGACACGATCATCGAGCGTCACCCCGACGCGAAGGACCCGTTCGCGGCCCTCGCGTTCAAGGTCGCGGTGCACCCGTTCTTCGGTCGTCTGACCTACGTGCGTGTGTACTCCGGTCAGCTCGACTCCGGCTCCGCGGTCATCAACTCGACCAAGGGCAAGAAGGAGCGCATCGGGAAGATCTTCCAGATGCACGCCAACAAGGAGATCCCGGTTCCCTCGGTGACCGCCGGAAACATCTACGCTGTCATCGGCCTGAAGGACACCACCACCGGTGACACCCTGACCGACCCGGCGTCGCCCGTCGTTCTCGAGTCGATGACCTTCCCGGAGCCCGTCATCGAGGTCGCCATCGAGCCGAAGACCAAGGCCGACCAGGAGAAGCTGGGTGTCGCCATCCAGAAGCTCGCTGAAGAGGACCCGACCTTCCGCACGGAACTCAACCCCGAGACCGGTCAGACGACCATCAAGGGCATGGGCGAGCTGCACCTCGACATCCTCGTCGATCGCATGAAGCGCGAGTTCAACGTCGAGGCGAACGTCGGCAAGCCCCAGGTGGCCTACCGCGAGACCATTCGCAAGGCCGTCGAGAAGCACGACTACACCCACAAGAAGCAGACGGGTGGATCGGGTCAGTTCGCCAAGATCCAGTTCAACATCGAGCCGCTCGACCTCGACGACGAAAAGACGTACGAGTTCGTGAACGCTGTCACGGGTGGTCGCATCCCCCGTGAGTACATCGGCTCGATCGACGCCGGTTTCCAGGACGCGATGAACGTCGGTGTCCTCGCGGGCTACCCGATCGTCGGCGTCAAGGCGACCATCGTCGATGGTGCGGCGCACGACGTCGACTCCTCGGAGATGGCGTTCAAGATCGCCGGTTCCATGGGCTTCAAGGAGGCTCTCCGTCGTGCCAGCCCGGCGCTGCTCGAGCCGCTGATGGCCGTCGAGGTCCGTACGCCTGAGGAGTACATGGGCGACGTCATCGGCGACCTGAACTCCCGTCGTGGTCAGATCCAGTCGATGGAAGACGCCGCAGGCGTCAAGGTCGTCCGTGCACACGTGCCGCTGTCCGAGATGTTCGGCTACATCGGCGACCTGCGCTCGAAGACCTCGGGTCGCGCCGTCTACTCGATGGAGTTCAACAGCTACGCTGAGGTTCCCCGGGCCGTGGCGGACGAGATCGTCCAGAAGCACCAGGGCGGCGAGTAA